In Gossypium hirsutum isolate 1008001.06 chromosome D01, Gossypium_hirsutum_v2.1, whole genome shotgun sequence, the genomic window tgaatttcgtctttttattattttgacttttttgactgatttttttgcgggaataatttttttatattcaatcacagtgccaaaaacatgtatgtaaaatttcagatcaatcggacaacgtttacccactcaaatgaattttttttgaacaatttttctgggtaaaacttctgtttgtgctttaaaaaatagagatcagtttagaaatcaaccaataacacccaaaacacccaaaatctgataccaaatgattcagggttgcgcgcggaccaagatcgagttgccaagtaacgggaaactcctacgaaaaccctaaacaattagatctgaaacgaaacagaaaattaaaagattagatttttgaattttcagatctgaaataaaatccccaaatcagcaaagaatcaaattgagaatagaaataagtgttagggttcttgaaaccctcaaggagattgtgattctgcccaattgaacaccaagatagttttccccaaatttcgacaatctaatttcacccaaaaagagtatggaaaaaccctagaaattggggatttttgggctgattccttaagatagaaaaaggctgaaaacacaataagaacagaaaatagattagataatgattcagcacaagtagaaataaagaaagaattgacagtaagaaattaaaagataagtcctaagaagccttgaaatctcgaaagatctcacaactcccttcaaacggctctaatctcccctccaaagaatatcaatggcaagaagaaggttgaagatggctcccacaatcacaagattgttaaaacaacttctaaagaaaactcaagagaaaaatcttggagaaaactcaaagaaaattctgctctcaacaaatctgaaattttaataataatgataagtgtttaacaaggtggatagccatgcctttaaataggccttataactagtcctaatctaattagaaaactaaaataaaaaaaaaactcctaattattttaatatggaaatttggtcaaaggtcattttatctgggactcttggactgaatattgacataaaaatttaaactaagtaaataaataaataaataaataaaaataaaaataaaactttacaacttgggccactttgacaatttggcctgattttcaactaagtatggatgaatttcttgattgggctgggaatttgcttattgggcctcgccttcaagaatttggacttttgtgactcgtatcaaaacTGATACATTCCATTACGCATGTGCCCCACCAGTAATATGGTACCTGTCTTGATGTCCTTCACAAAACAATGAAGtggatgaaattcaaaataaacataGTTGTCATTAGCAAACTATGCAACAGACATTAGATTCTTGCATATACGATGAACATGAAGTACATTCTTCAAATGAAAAACCCTGTTGGAATGAACAAACGGCGAGGAACCAACATTGTCTACTGGTACAGACATACCATTCCCCATAAACAGTTTATTTTTACCTGTATACTGAGTCACCTCTCGCAGACTTTGCAAGTTGTTTGTTACATGGTTAGTGGCACCCGAATCAGGAAACCATACAGTGGAAGTGACATTATTGGAAGACACCGAACCAGACGTAGAGGCCATATTAGCCTGTAAACCAGTAGTTTCCAAAGACCCCTTATGAGTGCAAGATGAAGAAGAAGTACACAACTGATGAGGAGACTCCTGGAACTGATGACACTGAACTTGCATGGGCTGTTGAGACATACCCTCAAAAGACTCATCAAATCTATAGTAACATTTGTGTACAGTATGTCCAATACGACCACAAAGCCGGCATTGAGGTTTGGCATGCATGAACTTCCGTCCACGACCTCTACCTCTGAAGTCCCTGGAGCCACCACCTCTAAAAGATGATCGAGACCCCTGACCAAACTGTTTAGCCTGCCTCCCGTCAGATTCAGAATGTTGAACCACATTCGCCTGCAAAGACATACTCGAAATAATATCTTGCTGCCGAGCCTCACAATCAGTCAACAACTCCATAAGATAATCAAGAGACACATTCATTGTTGATGCAACAATGCGGATTGAGTCGTACTCCACAGGTAAACTAGCAAGAATGATACTGATATGTTCTTGTTCAGAAACATTAGTACCAGCAGCAATCAGAGTATCACATTGACCTTGAATCTTGGCAAGATATTCTTGAATAGACAACTGACCTCTCTTCTGTGAATACAATGCATGTTTGAGAGTTAACATTGTTAAAGAAGATTTTGCAGCAAACCTTTTGAGAACCTTACTCCACACATCAAAACTAGTCCCGGTTCCAGTAAGGTGAACCAGTATACTATCAGAAATGGTGGTCAACCAAGAAGCCAAGAGCTTATCTTGTTGTGTATGAACAACGAAGTCAGGATTAGCAACAGGAGACCCATCACTAGCAAGAATAGACTGTGAAGGAACCTGAACGGTTCCGAGAACAAAACCATGCAAACCATAGCCTTCAAGAATTAACAAGATTTGTTGTTTCCATAAGAGAAAGTTACTAGCAGTAAGTTTCACCGTATCATGTTTGGGAAACTGATGAAGTTTGCGCAAAGAAGCGTGTCCAAGATCTAGAGAAGAAGTCGCTGCAATCGGCGTGGCCGTATGAATAGACTGACGATCACCATCAGATACTGCATCTGTCGccataaccaaaaaaaaattatggctgTGATACCATATTAAGAACACAATATACTTCTATTATTATCAAAAGAACGTACCTTTACATCACAAAAATTCCACTATTTATAATACAAATGTTAACTACCCTTAACTACTAACTAACAAGGCTTCTAACTCCTAACCGTTAACTGCTGCTAACTACCACAGCTGTTATATACTCTAATAATTACAAAAGCAATATTTTTGTATGCATAATTTCTggaatttataaaagaaaaaattccaCACTAATCGagtgataaatttttttaatgatattaatgATGTGTATTAAAGTAAGAGGGGATTTCTGCAACATCATTTATAAGTGtgagttttgtaaaaaaaaaatcgttTAGCAAACGCGACAGCAGACTAGGTGGCTTCTCAATATAAAAGGAGAATGTGCACATCGTCCTTGGTGAACATTTTGAGCAGGGACGGGCTTCCAACTCCACCTCCATGATCTAGCTGTTTGGTTCTTTTGCAAATTTTTGGAgaattatttcttctttttttctctctttgtcGCAAAAGGCTTcgtttatatgttttttttttctgttttgagGTTTCGTTTATTCTAAGGgttaatagaatttcattttgtgtTTGTAAGAGGgatcaaattatgttaaattaggGTATAGAGATTAAAATTTCAAGTATAATATAGGAAGGAATGTTGTAATTGACTTAGATTTTTATAGATGTCCAACTTCCGAATGCAAATGTTTTGGAAATATTTGGATTCAAATATTTTAACTATTATAGACAATAGATTTGATGCAATGTGAATATTAACCCttgaatgttttgttttatttttatatttaaagctATCGTCTAAATTCATTTTACTTTTAagtaaatttttagtgaatttaaatATTAGACGTGatgatataaatttaatataagttGATACCTAATGCTTTAATTGGGACTAACAGCTAAGGTTATTTAGCAAAGGGTTTGGGGTATGATTGATTGAAGCAAGGAATTAAAGTAGTCTGTTTTGCGGATGAAGAAAATCCCATTTTTGATTAAAAAAGAATGTGCTCCAGGTAAATTCAATTGAATGATATGATATTTACCCCAAAAAGGAACTCCTTTCACATGATGGTAAGTGGGTGTGATGTGTGCTCGATCATATGTTTTTTTCCTATACAACTGTCTGGAATAATTTTGCACTGAATCATGGTGATATGACACCAAAATTATTTGCCCAAATGCCACAACACAACATTTTCTCCACCACATCCTTTCAATTATATGTACTTCTATAACAAAGCTGTTGTATGATATCATCGGAGAAGATAAAAAGAGTTTACCACTCAAACATCTCTCAAATTGCATTTATTTGAGAGCTGATGAATCTTTCAATAGAAGATATTATTTTTGTGTGGGGGGTTTTCAACCTCTATAAAAAACTGTTGTTcgaaattaacattttaattggTAGAGATACAACTTGTAAAAGTTTAAGAGAAAAGTATTAGAATTGTATACGATACTAATTATGGAGAATGCATGTGCAAATTCGAACCACCAAACCTTTACAATGTAAAGGtctaaaattcaaggaaaataaataaaaaataagaaaaagaaattagtttccaaatgtcaaaatgtgaataCCGAAAGCGTAAAGCtctataatattatatttagtgtctttctatttaatttaaatgttcTAGTTTGAATCCAAAGCATTGAAGGGGTTGTTGGTTTCGGCCCTGGCGGAAGAAGAGGGGGTAAGATTGAGAGAGCATTAGATTTGATATTAGATTGTATATTTTgttgaaaataataaaagtggGTGTTGAAAAGCATAGCAACTGTTCAGATATATAAGCAGTTATTTAAGCAGccaaaacaagaaacaaaaagaCAACCCAGTTAGATATCCAACATATATTTTGGCTTACACCCAAACTATCAGCAGATATCACTTCATCAACAACTGGTTTGCACTTTACAGTaattcctcctcctcctccttcttcCTCTCTCTGCAACTACAACAAGAGTTTAACCTCCATAAATGGATTCTCTCATCTCCATCTTCCAACACCAATTCTTTCTCTTCTCATCATCATGCATTACTCCAAACCCGACAAAACTTCCAACGCTAGCACCAGCGGTGGCAGTTCATCACTACGGGTCGCCACCCGGTTTACAAGGGAGTAAGGCGTCGGAGTAGTGGCAAATGGGTGTCCGAAATTAGAGAGCCGAGGAAGCCCAATAGGATTTGGCTCGGCACCTTTCCCACTGCCGAAATGGCCGCTATTGCTTACGACGTTGCGGCGCTTGCACTAAAAGGCCAAGATGCTGAACTTAACTTTCACAACTCGGCTGCTTCTTTGCCTGTACCGGCTTCGACTTCCCCACGTGATATCCAGGCGGCTGCGACCTCTGCAGCGACGGCTTTGGGTGCTGCGAACGATGCTTTAAGAAACAATTCAATAGCGCCGCCTGAGAAACCTTCAATGGCCGATGATTTCGTGGATGAGGATTTGATCTTTGATATGCCTAATGTGCTTTCCAATATGGCTGAGGGGATGCTTCTTAGCCCTCCTCGCTTCGACGCCGATCAGCCACCCGCCAATAACGGTGGTGATGATGATGAAAACCTCTGGAAATTcccttaataataaaaaataaaatcaagcaAGGCAGACAAAAGAGTTGAGTTACTTTCAAGTCCTAGTTGAGACTAGTTTCGACTTGCCCTTtcccataataataattttcacgATATTATTcagcataaaaataaaaagaagggaTCAGTAGGCAACGTTTTTGTACAGGTTTTTGTATTTATGGGCGTTGCTGTTTGTGTCATGTCGCTTGTATATGTCTACCCGTCCGTACAATCTATGTATATGTTTAGAaataattgttggaaagttgAACCATCTTCTACATATAGATGGAGtatgtataatataaatattaatataaaagctGCTATATTTTCCAAACCATTGTTCAGAGTTGAGTTTAGGGATTAGATTTGAAAAGCAAAGATGATACATCCAATATTGCTTGGTGATGCATAAAAGCAAAGCAAGTTGGGGGAGGTTTAGTCAATACGAATAATTAACATGTTGATTTTGTGGAACTGAATATCCTTCCTCTCCCTAACAACAAATCTATAACATAGAAATGATTAAAATGTGTGTATAACTCCTAAATTCTACTGCTTTATTTAAATTTTCTCTATACTATTTTTACACTTAACTCGgttaataattttagtaattaactttcaacaaatcaatcataaaaattattgatTGTATTTggtaaattaaatactaaattgaacaaattcacaattaacactaaatttattctattaacaaaataatgaaaaattcaaacctaataatGTTAGCAACTAACTTTCAGTAAATCGACCCTAAAAGCcaaacactaaaaagttaataGTAACGTTACCTTtgattaccaaaatatataacttttattaaatacaagtactaaattgaacaaaaaaaacacaaatatcaCATTAAAAAAATTGCAAACTCCGGTTCCGAATGGTGTATATTAAgacttaattatatataaataaatttataattcattcaccaatcattttattttaattagtccTAAAGAAATGTATTATTATTCATTAACATAGATTTATGCATTTACAGTGCAataaatattattcttttatgTTATGaggttatttaagtataaattaaaGGTTAATGCTTATTTAAGTGTAAGTTAGGTCAAGGATTTATTAGGATACAAGGTCAAAGATTAAAGCTTATTTAAGTATGAAAAATGTATGAGGGTTCAAAAGAAAATACAACAATTATCAGATTATTTCCACATTTAACTAATTAATGTATATGGTCTGTAAAATTTTAGAgatcataaattataaaagacaatcaataagaaaataaaattttacttggTAGGTAAAAATATTATAGATGTCTTTTTATTAAgtgttaaattgtattttgttttgttttttttttgtttttatttcaaaatggaTAAACTAGTT contains:
- the LOC107921749 gene encoding ethylene-responsive transcription factor ERF024, giving the protein MMFESKALKGLLVSALAEEEGHQRWQFITTGRHPVYKGVRRRSSGKWVSEIREPRKPNRIWLGTFPTAEMAAIAYDVAALALKGQDAELNFHNSAASLPVPASTSPRDIQAAATSAATALGAANDALRNNSIAPPEKPSMADDFVDEDLIFDMPNVLSNMAEGMLLSPPRFDADQPPANNGGDDDENLWKFP